CTTGTGTGACTGTGTTTTCATCCTGCATCCTTTAGAATTTTTGTTCGCTTTTTCAGGATACAGGAAAGCTTCTGGAATGTCTGACGAATTGCGACAAATCGGCTGGTAATTTATGACAGTTCAAAAGGGTAATTTTGTCAGAAATCTGTCAGGGGTGACAAAAGCTGTCAGCAACGGATTACCAACTAGATTGAGACGGTTTTCTACTTAGCCGTGTTTGTTTTTTGTAATACAATAAAGCTCGTAGAACTAATGTTCATATTTTCAGCGTCGGAGTCTGACACTATTGACACTAATTAAGGAATCATTTCATGGAAACAATGCGAATATCTATCGTTGAGAGTAGTGCCGTCATCAGGAGTGGCATACAAGTCCTCCTTGTTCAGCAGGGGGTGCCACATTCGTGCATCTCTGTCTACGAAACATCTGATGACTTTATGGCAGTCTTGCCCACTAACAAAGTGGATGCTGTCTTTCTAGATGATGGTCAACGAGCAATTGCTGACATCACAATCATTATCGAAAGTATTCACAGTATTCATCAAGAAGTACTGGTCATTATCTTGAGTGACCGTCTAGCAGTGAGCTACATCCAGCATGTTATGAGTAGCGGTGCAAATGGGTATATCTACAAGGCAGGGGATATGGAACAGGCACTGGCGATGGCAGTATCCTGTATCCGACGCGGTACAAAGATCTTGCCACCGGATGTATCTGAAGCACTCTTGATGGGAAATCAGGTCATTCTCATCGGTAATTTGAATACCCGTGACATTGATGTACTGGAATTAACAGAAGCAGGCAAAACCGTCAAAGAAATTGCTTACAGTCTGGGGATTGAACAACGCACAGTCTATCGTTCTCGTGAACGTTTGCGTGATGCTTTGAATGTCCAGACCAATGATTTGATTGTCGATACTGCCCGCCGTCTTGGTTTATTGAAAGCGAAATAAGATGATGATACCGATCCACAAACAAGCCATTGACCGCTCTTTACTGCCAAAATCTTTGAGTGAGCGACAGATACGAATTATCCTGTTTGCCTTCGATTGTATTGAACACAAATGTTACTGTCCCAGCATCCGTGAAATCGGAGAGGCAACGGATATTTCGTCTACATCGGTTGTCAATTACAACCTGCAACGACTTGAAGAAGGGGGTTACATAGAACGGGAACCGATGAAATCGCGCTTTCTATATCTGTTGCCGCCCGCCTATCAACTTGCCTATACCGTTTATCCCGATCTAAGGAAGCAGAATGTGCAGTTGCAAATACAGGATTTACGGCGCGAGAACGATCAACTCCGGTTTATTTATGAGAGCAAACTACGCCATGTGCAGTGTGAAATTGAGCAACTCTTGCAACGGGTTCATCAGCTAGAGCAGGGGGTGAACTGAAATTTTCCATACCAGAATGACAATTTTGCCATTGTTTTGTCGCAAATTTCCTTTCCTTGAGAGGTCATTTTTTGTTAGGCTGAAAGAGAAAAGAGATTTTCTGGAGGACAAGATGGCAATACGGATCATCCTGGCTGATGACGCTGATATGATGATTCTCGGTATGCGAACCATACTGGAAAGCGACCACCGATATACCATTGTGGGCACAGCCCGCTCGATTGGTGAATTGTTGTGTGTGGTAAAAAATGAATCAGCCGATCTCATTATCTTTAATGAGTGGCTCTACAACACGGATGTCTTGAGTACCGTCGAAAAACTGCACGAAACCGTGCCATTAGCAAGATTGCTGGTTATGGGTGCATTGGCAGACGGTCTGCTGGTGCGTGACCTGTTTCATGTTGGCGCACGCGGCTATCTGTACAAAGGGGACGATCTGTGTGAAATCCTGATAACGGCGATTGAGACCGTGATGTTGGATCGCCTTTATCTATCCCCAACAGCCAATGCTGAATACCTCATTGCCATGCAATCCCCCAATGCCCATGAACAGCTCGATACAGAATCCCGTGAGGTGTTACAGCTACTGGCACATGGTGAACATGCTGGAGAAATTAGTGAACGCATGAGCATCGACAAACGCCGTGTCTACTGGGTACGCGAGAAATTGCGTCGGCGTTTTGGTGCTAAAACGAATGAACATCTCATCCAACGTGCTGCGGCTGAGGGCTTCATCTACCCCCGCGATTAGCTCCAATATCCCGACTGAAATTTTGCTAGACAAACCTGAAAAACTGCTCCCCAAAAACTGGTAATTCTACAGGGTTTCGCATCCTGTCTCCGTTAGGATGGATTTGCACCTGAATGGGTAAATCTTGAGAGATGGAGAACGTGTATGCGAGGTATCCACAAACTGATATTGCTGATCCTGTTCCTGCTCTGTGTTGCAACAGGCGTATTGGCGATCTGGCTCATACAAAACAATCAGCGTCAGAACATTGCGGTTCTGCCAACACTTGTTGTGTTGCCTTCGCTTACACCAACAACAACAGCCAGCCATACGCCGAGTCCGACACAAACGGCTACACCGACGGAAACAGCAACAGCGACATTTACGCCCACTGCTACAGCCACTTTTACACCAACACTCACACCGACGTTAGCAGCAAGGCTGATTGAGATTGAAGCAGTGATGCCCGGTGTTTATGTGCCACCGACGGCAACCAACTTCCCAACGGGAACGATTTTACTGCCTGCACCACCGCAACCGATTGAACCTTTGCCGGATGCCACAAACGAAGCTCCGCCCTATGAAGGCTGGTATAGCTTTGAATCAGATCATCCACTGGTGCAATACAGCAGTCCCTGGCAGCCCCGTCAGGTCATTCAAGCCAGTCAGGGACAGTACCATCGCTCGGAGAACACCAGCAGTATGGTCACATTCCATTTTGAGGGAGAAGGACTGCGAATTCGTTATGTAGCGGCACGCAATATGGGCATGTTCGACATCATTGTAGATGGTGTGCTGCTAGACACCATAGATGCCTATGCAACCGAACTGAGTTATCCCGGCACAGGGGTTTATTTTGTGGGTTCAGGCGCACATACGCTCAACATCCGCAGTTCACAAAACAAGAATCCTGCCAGTGAAGGTTATGTCATCGGTCTGGATGCCATTCAGGTCTTTCGGGGCACAGTCAATACCCTGATTATTCCACCACCTGCCGTTAGTGCGACCCCTTCGCCTGTCCCACAACCTGCGGCAGGGATTGAACTGGTCGCTGCACCGCCAACGGTTCAAGCAACAGCAACACCGATTGCACCCGGACTGCTGAGTGTGTCAGTGGTCAT
The Phototrophicus methaneseepsis DNA segment above includes these coding regions:
- a CDS encoding response regulator transcription factor; the protein is METMRISIVESSAVIRSGIQVLLVQQGVPHSCISVYETSDDFMAVLPTNKVDAVFLDDGQRAIADITIIIESIHSIHQEVLVIILSDRLAVSYIQHVMSSGANGYIYKAGDMEQALAMAVSCIRRGTKILPPDVSEALLMGNQVILIGNLNTRDIDVLELTEAGKTVKEIAYSLGIEQRTVYRSRERLRDALNVQTNDLIVDTARRLGLLKAK
- a CDS encoding LexA family protein codes for the protein MMIPIHKQAIDRSLLPKSLSERQIRIILFAFDCIEHKCYCPSIREIGEATDISSTSVVNYNLQRLEEGGYIEREPMKSRFLYLLPPAYQLAYTVYPDLRKQNVQLQIQDLRRENDQLRFIYESKLRHVQCEIEQLLQRVHQLEQGVN
- a CDS encoding response regulator, which codes for MAIRIILADDADMMILGMRTILESDHRYTIVGTARSIGELLCVVKNESADLIIFNEWLYNTDVLSTVEKLHETVPLARLLVMGALADGLLVRDLFHVGARGYLYKGDDLCEILITAIETVMLDRLYLSPTANAEYLIAMQSPNAHEQLDTESREVLQLLAHGEHAGEISERMSIDKRRVYWVREKLRRRFGAKTNEHLIQRAAAEGFIYPRD